Sequence from the Candidatus Kinetoplastibacterium galatii TCC219 genome:
AGACTTAGTTTCTCGTTACTTAGGCAAAGAAGTTGCTATGAAATTTACAGAGCAAGAAAAACCTAGCCTATTTAAACGACTGTTCGGAGGCAGATAAAATGTCATTTTTATCATTTCTTCTCGGAGAAAAAAAGAAATCAGCAGTAGTCGCAAAAGAAAGATTACAAATAATACTTGCGCATGAACGCTCTACAAAAAACTCACCAGATTATTTACCTAAACTTCAACAAGAATTAATTACTGTTTTATCTAAGTATGTAAACATAGATCTCGATGATATTAAGGTCAATGTAGAAAGACATGGGTCACTTGATGTTTTAGAAGTAAAAATAGAAATGCAAAAGAAAGAAAATTCTTAATTTAAAACAACACTACTACACCTAATAAAGTAGTAGTGTTGTTTTCTATCTCAGTGATTTGTACTTTAATCTTTTAGGACTTGTATTCTTATTCTTAGATTTTTTATAATTCTCGTACTCGTTATAATTCCCATTGAAAAATACAACTTCGGAATCACCCTCAAACGATATAATATGAGTTGCTATTCTATCTAAAAACCATCTATCATGGCTGATTACAAGAATAACTCCTGGGAATTCTAACAATGCATCCTCTAGAGCTCTAATAGTTTCAACATCAAGATCATTTGAAGGTTCATCTAGTAGCAAAACATTACCACCGGTCAGGAGTGTTTTAGCTAAGTGTAAACGTCCACGTTCACCTCCAGACAAATCACTAACCCGCTTACTCTGATCATTTCCCTTTAAGTTAAAACGACTAAGATATGCTCTTGAAGACATGGAGAATTTGCCAATATTTATAACGTCAGCTCCATCTGAAATATTTTCAAAAACAGATCTGTCATTAACTAGAGAATCTCTAGACTGATCAACAAAAGCCATGTTTACAGTTTTACCTACTATAATTTTCCCTCTATCTGGAGACTCTGAGCCAATAATCATACGAAATAACGTAGATTTACCAGCTCCATTAGCACCAATTATTCCCACTATAGCACCTGGAGGGATTTTAAAACTTAAATCATCTATTAATAATCTATTTTCATAAGCCTTACTCACGTCGATAAAATCAATTACATCATTACCTAATCTATCGCAAGTTGGAATAAATATTTCCTGTGTTTCGTTCCTTTTCTGATACTCATATGATGCTAATTCTTCGTAGCGATTCAATCGCGCCTTAGCCTTGGCTTGTCTACCTTTAGGGTTTTGATTTATCCATTCTATTTCTTTTTTTATAGTTCGTTGACGAGCACTTTCGATACCCTCTTCTACTTTCAAACGAACTTCTTTCTGAAGCAACCAAGAACTATAATTACCTTTCCAAGGAATACCATGGCCCCTATCTAGTTCTAATATCCATTCAGCAACATTGTCTAAGAAATAACGATCATGAGTTACTGCAACAACCGTACCTTTGAAATCATGCAAGAAATGCTCTAACCATTCTACACTTTCCGCATCTAAATGATTAGTAGGTTCATCTAGTAGTAATATATCTGGTTTAGACAACAACATTCTGCATAAAGCAACTCTTCTTTTTTCTCCGCCTGATAAATTACCAATCTTTGCTTCCCAAGGTGGAATTCTCAAAGCATCAGCAGCAACTTCCATCTGTAATTCAGAATCATCAAACCCACTGGTAGAAGCGGCAGAAATAACAGATTCTAATTCAGCTTGCTCAGAAGCTAATCTTTCAAAATCAGCATCTTCTTCAGCATAAGCAGCATATATAAATTCTAGACGCTTTTTTGCTTTTAAAATATCATTAATCCCTAATTCTACAGCTTCCCTAACTGTTAATTCATTATCTATCAGCGGTTCTTGAGGAAGATATCCTATTTTTAGCCCTGGCAGAGCCAAAGCTTCTCCTTCTATCTCTTTATCAACACCTGCCATTATTCTTAACAATGTTGATTTTCCAGATCCATTTAAACCAAGAACTCCAATTTTAGCACCAGGGAAAAAAGAAAGAGAAATATCTCTCAAAATATACTTATTCACTGGCACAATCTTGCTTACACGGTTCATGGTATATACGTATTTTGCCATGGCTATTTATAAATACTCTTCAAGAAAAAATTAAACAATAACCCTCAGTACAAAAGTACTGATTAAAATTAGTAAATTAAAGCATATTAACGGTTATATATGCTTTAAAGTAGGAGAATTTACTATTTTTTAATAAAATCAGTCATAACAAAACAACCCACTTATTATTATCATTCAATTTTATAAAAAATCTATCATCCTAGTTAAATAGCATTCTAAGCTAAGAACGTTTTACTTTTTCTAACATTTTAAAAACATTTTTTGGCAAATCTGCAAATAATCTTTTATAAGCTTTACCCAGACAACGGCGCTCGAGAGTATTCCTTCTTACACGTTTACGTTCCGCCATAATAAACTCCTTTTATATAAAAACTGTAATTAATACTGGTCTTTTATTATAACCTGTTTACAATAAAAACTCTTGCAAAATCATTGGAAAATATAAACAGCGATATTGTAATTATATAATTTCTTTTCAGGACAATTAATAGCAAATCATGAAATCTTATATAAAGGTTACTGGAGCCAAGCAGAATAATCTAAAGAATTTAAGCTTAGAAATAGGAACTGAGGACTTTACAATAATAACCGGAGTATCTGGCTCTGGGAAAAGCTCACTTGTTTTTGATACTATATATGCAGAAGGACAACGCAAATACATAGAAACCTTCTCTCCGTATGCAAGACAATTTCTAAATCAAATGGATAGACCTGATGTTAAAAATATAAGCGGATCCTTACCAGCAATAGCAATCTATCAAAAAAATCATATAAAAAATTCACGTTGTACTGTAGGTTCTCTTACAGAAATTAATGATTATCTAAAAATAATATTTGCCAATAACTCTAATTTATTTTGCGAAAAATGTAACCAAATAATAAAAAAACATACGCCAGAATCTATATTGGAAGATTTAAATAAAAAACTAAAAGCAAAAAAACAAAAAATAAAGATAACATTTCCAATAATTGTCTCTTCAAACATAAGGAATGATGTACTAGAATCTCTTTCGAAAAAAGGATATTTCGATATATATAAAGAAGAGTATATCAATAATAATAAAACTGACATTAGAGCTATTTTTGTAACACAAGACAATATAAACTTATGCGAAGAAAATCAAAATCGCTGCTATGAAGCACTGGAGACAGCTATGTTCATGGGTAGTGGAGAAGTAGTTATATATTATTACTATGATCAAGAACATAATGAAGTAACATTACGTTACAATAGCAACTTAAAATGCAACAACTGTAATTTATTATATGATGATGTTTCCCCTGGTAACTTTTCTTTTAGTTCTCCACTGGGTGCTTGTAGTAGTTGCAGTGGTTTTGGCGATATATTAGAAATTGATATTGATCGCGTGATACCAGATAAGAATAAAACCTTAATGGAAGGAGCAATAAAACCTTGGCAAACTAATACCTTTAAATCATGTCAAAATGATCTTGTAACTTATGCAAATATAGCCTCTGTGTCTTTATCAACACCTTGGAAGGACTTACCTAAACATCAACAACACTGGGTAATATACGGTGATCATAATGAAGAATACTCTCCAGGCAAATGGTATGGCATAAAAAGATTTTTCTCTAGCTTAGAAAAAAAAACTTACAAGATGCACATAAGAATTTTGCTAGCAAAATACAGAAAGTATTCAGTCTGTCCTGAATGTAACGGTAGCAGATTTAAGCATAAATCATTGCTATGGCGTATTGGAAACACAGAAAATAATCTTCAAAATAATTTCCCTAATAAAAGATCTTCCATCGTATATAAAAATGATAGTACAGTAAATATAAGTGATGTATTACTGATGTCGGTTAATGAAGCACTAAAATTATTCCAGGCATTAAAGAAAAATCAAGACTTAATTAAATCGGA
This genomic interval carries:
- the minE gene encoding cell division topological specificity factor MinE, producing the protein MSFLSFLLGEKKKSAVVAKERLQIILAHERSTKNSPDYLPKLQQELITVLSKYVNIDLDDIKVNVERHGSLDVLEVKIEMQKKENS
- the ettA gene encoding energy-dependent translational throttle protein EttA translates to MAKYVYTMNRVSKIVPVNKYILRDISLSFFPGAKIGVLGLNGSGKSTLLRIMAGVDKEIEGEALALPGLKIGYLPQEPLIDNELTVREAVELGINDILKAKKRLEFIYAAYAEEDADFERLASEQAELESVISAASTSGFDDSELQMEVAADALRIPPWEAKIGNLSGGEKRRVALCRMLLSKPDILLLDEPTNHLDAESVEWLEHFLHDFKGTVVAVTHDRYFLDNVAEWILELDRGHGIPWKGNYSSWLLQKEVRLKVEEGIESARQRTIKKEIEWINQNPKGRQAKAKARLNRYEELASYEYQKRNETQEIFIPTCDRLGNDVIDFIDVSKAYENRLLIDDLSFKIPPGAIVGIIGANGAGKSTLFRMIIGSESPDRGKIIVGKTVNMAFVDQSRDSLVNDRSVFENISDGADVINIGKFSMSSRAYLSRFNLKGNDQSKRVSDLSGGERGRLHLAKTLLTGGNVLLLDEPSNDLDVETIRALEDALLEFPGVILVISHDRWFLDRIATHIISFEGDSEVVFFNGNYNEYENYKKSKNKNTSPKRLKYKSLR